A window of the Narcine bancroftii isolate sNarBan1 chromosome 4, sNarBan1.hap1, whole genome shotgun sequence genome harbors these coding sequences:
- the rtn4r gene encoding reticulon-4 receptor — MGEGNRLLFLALCLHYLPKIEACPKGCTCYTEPMTVSCQQQGFQSIPEGIPFRSQRIFLQNNRIPLVSATSFSFRQNLTVLWLHSNNISMIQSGAFDGLERLEELDIGENINLTSLIPTAFKGLGRLHTLHIHKCGLSDLPKGIFRGLGSLQYLYLQRNKLEKLRDDLFVDLANLTTLFLHGNRIKGLSENVFRGLSNLDKLLLHENRISVVHRRAFHDLGKLGLLYLFNNSLTVLTGQTMDPLVSLQYLRLNGNKWICDCRAKSLWEWFRRFRGSSSVLECHTPTRLADSDLKTLNNRDLQICLDPSNQIRTSIFSTRTRSGKLPTVEPPLNSRDASIKCCQPDPEQSSIIYTKDKSSPSSYNSRGSTNNPLKDKENISKTRYTENDLSKNGTYKNGLSDAPMGTFSAKLDQSLVMLNPELLDNLESSTNPTTKKKRKCNKKPKADSSQCRLNNGSSKMLLRKSVLLPVSLIPFLLLRRCSV, encoded by the exons ATGGGTGAAG GAAACAGGCTCCTCTTTCTAGCGCTTTGTTTGCATTATCTCCCTAAAATCGAGGCCTGTCCCAAGGGTTGCACGTGTTATACTGAGCCCATGACAGTCAGCTGCCAACAGCAAGGGTTCCAATCAATCCCCGAAGGGATTCCATTCAGAAGCCAGAGGATCTTCCTTCAAAACAACAGGATCCCCTTGGTAAGCGCCACCAGCTTCAGTTTCCGACAGAACTTGACCGTCCTGTGGCTCCACTCCAACAACATTAGTATGATTCAGTCCGGGGCCTTTGATGGTTTAGAACGGCTAGAGGAGTTGGatattggagaaaatattaatctCACATCTCTGATTCCAACTGCTTTCAAAGGACTGGGACGCCTTCACACCTTGCACATCCACAAGTGTGGGTTGTCAGACCTACCGAAAGGTATATTCAGAGGACTTGGCTCACTGCAATATCTGTACCTGCAGAGAAACAAGTTGGAGAAATTGCGAGATGACCTGTTTGTAGACTTGGCCAATCTCACGACCCTCTTCTTGCATGGCAACAGGATCAAAGGTTTGTCGGAAAACGTATTCCGAGGGTTGAGCAACCTGGATAAACTTTTACTGCATGAAAATCGCATTAGTGTGGTTCATAGGAGAGCGTTCCACGACTTGGGTAAACTAGGGCTGCTGTATCTCTTTAATAACAGCCTCACTGTGCTGACCGGACAGACCATGGACCCCCTCGTGTCACTCCAATACCTCCGACTCAATGGAAACAAGTGGATCTGCGACTGTAGAGCCAAGTCTCTTTGGGAATGGTTCCGACGTTTTCGGGGCTCAAGTTCGGTGTTAGAGTGTCATACCCCCACCCGTCTGGCCGACAGCGATCTTAAAACGCTCAATAACCGCGACCTGCAGATATGTCTAGACCCTTctaatcagatcagaaccagtaTTTTCAGCACGAGAACCAGGTCTGGTAAACTGCCAACCGTGGAACCCCCGTTGAATTCCAGAGATGCTTCGATCAAATGCTGCCAACCAGACCCTGAACAGTCCTCCATAATTTACACCAAAGACAAATCGTCGCCCTCTTCATATAACAGCAGAGGCTCCACTAACAATCCACTGAAGGACAAAGAGAACATCTCCAAGACTAGGTACACTGAAAACGATCTCTCAAAGAACGGGACCTACAAAAATGGATTGAGTGATGCTCCCATGGGGACTTTTTCGGCCAAACTAGATCAATCGTTAGTCATGCTCAATCCAGAATTATTGGACAATCTAGAGTCCTCCACAAATCCCACAACTAAAAAGAAACGAAAATGCAATAAAAAACCCAAAGCGGATTCTTCTCAATGCCGCCTCAACAACGGATCAAGCAAAATGCTTTTGCGAAAATCAGTGCTACTACCAGTCTCATTAATACCCTTCTTACTGCTGCGCCGTTGTTCAGTGTAA